One segment of Rosa chinensis cultivar Old Blush chromosome 6, RchiOBHm-V2, whole genome shotgun sequence DNA contains the following:
- the LOC112169628 gene encoding aldehyde oxidase GLOX1 has translation MHMQLLHNDRVVMFDRTDFGKSNLSLPNGVCRNNLNDTALKVDCTAHSAEYDVASNNIRPLFVYSDTWCSSGSVNPKGSLVQTGGFNDGDRRVRVFDPCPTCDWKEIEFGLVNRRWYASNHILPDGRQIIIGGTRQFNYEFYPKSEGSMNALSLPFLAETSDGKAIENNLYPFVFLNVDGNLFIFANNRAILFDYVAGKILKTYPTIPGGDPRSYPSTGSAVLLPLKSSKGQAVAAEVLVCGGAPKGSYVNAQKGTFVEALKTCARIKITDANPQWLVEDMPLARVMGDMTLLPNGDVLIINGAGLGTAGWEIGRNPVLNPVVYKPNNAVGSRFEQQNASTIPRMYHSTAVLLRDGRVLVGGSNPHNRYEFSNVLFPTELALEAFSPNYLDSQFASIRPTILSPRSQVKVGYGKKLAIRFSITGKIALDSVSVTMVLPSFTTHSFSMNHRLVVLASEKVKSLGNLKFQVQVTTPASGNLAPSGYYLVYVVHQQIPSAGIWIKIQ, from the coding sequence ATGCACATGCAGCTCCTTCACAACGACCGCGTCGTCATGTTCGACCGCACCGACTTCGGAAAATCCAACCTCTCCCTCCCCAACGGCGTCTGCCGCAACAACCTCAACGACACGGCGCTTAAAGTCGACTGCACGGCTCACTCGGCCGAGTACGACGTGGCGTCTAACAATATCCGTCCCCTGTTCGTGTACTCGGACACTTGGTGCTCCTCGGGATCAGTAAACCCCAAAGGAAGTTTGGTCCAGACGGGAGGTTTCAACGACGGAGATagaagggttagggtttttgatcCGTGTCCTACTTGTGACTGGAAAGAGATCGAGTTCGGGTTAGTCAACCGGAGATGGTACGCCAGCAATCATATTCTGCCAGATGGACGGCAGATAATCATCGGCGGAACGCGGCAGTTCAACTACGAGTTTTACCCCAAAAGTGAAGGCTCAATGAACGCTCTCAGTTTGCCTTTTCTTGCTGAGACAAGTGACGGCAAAGCCATAGAGAACAATCTCTACCCCTTTGTTTTTCTCAACGTTGACGGCAACCTCTTCATCTTCGCCAACAATAGAGCTATATTGTTTGATTATGTTGCCGGTAAAATCTTGAAGACGTACCCAACAATACCCGGTGGAGACCCGAGGTCGTATCCGAGCACCGGTTCAGCGGTGTTATTACCTCTCAAGAGTTCAAAAGGTCAGGCTGTGGCAGCTGAGGTTTTAGTCTGCGGTGGAGCTCCCAAAGGCTCTTACGTTAATGCCCAAAAGGGGACTTTTGTGGAAGCATTGAAGACATGCGCTCGGATCAAAATAACCGACGCAAACCCGCAGTGGCTTGTGGAAGACATGCCTCTAGCTAGAGTCATGGGTGACATGACGTTACTTCCCAACGGTGACGTTTTAATTATCAACGGTGCCGGACTAGGTACCGCGGGGTGGGAGATCGGGCGGAACCCGGTACTCAACCCGGTTGTTTACAAGCCCAATAATGCGGTCGGGTCACGGTTCGAGCAACAAAACGCTAGTACCATACCACGGATGTACCACTCCACTGCAGTACTGCTACGTGATGGAAGGGTACTTGTTGGAGGTAGTAACCCTCATAATCGTTACGAGTTCTCAAACGTGCTTTTCCCAACCGAGCTTGCCTTAGAAGCATTCTCTCCTAATTACTTGGACTCGCAATTCGCAAGTATACGCCCGACCATCTTATCACCTCGGTCACAAGTTAAGGTTGGTTATGGAAAGAAGCTAGCCATTCGATTTTCGATAACGGGGAAAATAGCACTAGACTCGGTGTCCGTTACGATGGTGTTACCTTCATTTACTACCCATTCTTTCTCGATGAACCATAGGCTAGTGGTTCTTGCTTCCGAGAAGGTTAAATCACTGGGGAACTTGAAGTTTCAAGTTCAGGTTACGACGCCGGCTTCTGGTAATCTTGCTCCGTCAGGATATTATCTTGTATATGTGGTTCATCAGCAGATTCCAAGTGCGGGCATTTGGATCAAAATTCAATAA